In the genome of Methylotenera mobilis JLW8, the window CTGGGTCGCGTGTGGTTTTAAAGCTGAAAAGGGTGTCATTCCAGTGGTGGACACTTAAGATGCGTTCGGTCGTATATTTACTCATTTTGGTTTTTCTTTAGTTTAAATTTTTTAAATAGCTGCAGTGAGTTCTGGAATCACTTCAAACAAGTCGGCAACTAAGCCATAGTCTGCAACCTGGAAGATAGGCGCGTCTGGGTCTTGGTTAATCGCTACCACAACTTTGCTGTCTTTCATGCCGTAGGTGTGCTGTACTGCACCGGAAACACCAACTGCGATGTATAAATCAGGGGCAACGGTGACACCGGTTTGGCCTACCTGAATATCGTTAGGTGCATAGCCAGCATCTACAGCTGCTCTGGTAGCGCCTAGTGCTGCACCAAGTCTAGCGGCTAATGGGGCTAGTACTTGTTCGAAGGTTTCTGCGCTGCCTAATGACCTGCCGCCAGAAATAACGATTTTTGCCGTGCTCAGTGCCGGGCGGTCTGACAAAGTGCGTGTTTCAGACAACCAGCGGGTTTGATGCTGTGCTGCCGGTGCTGCAACCGTGTTGATTTCAGCACTTTGTGTACGGGTATTGGCTGCGCCAAAGTTGCTGCCGTGTACCGTCAATAGTTGTATGCGGTCTGCACTCTGTACTGTGGTAAGGATATTGCCAGCATACACTGCACGCACG includes:
- a CDS encoding electron transfer flavoprotein subunit alpha/FixB family protein; the encoded protein is MKTLILAEHNGSTLSASVYQAVTAAQSWHNPVEILVVGSNVSNIAQQAALIDGVARVIQIDAEHLAHQLAEDVAPLITSIANEYSVVLAAHASFSRNILARAAALLDVAMISDVLEIKDSNTYVRAVYAGNILTTVQSADRIQLLTVHGSNFGAANTRTQSAEINTVAAPAAQHQTRWLSETRTLSDRPALSTAKIVISGGRSLGSAETFEQVLAPLAARLGAALGATRAAVDAGYAPNDIQVGQTGVTVAPDLYIAVGVSGAVQHTYGMKDSKVVVAINQDPDAPIFQVADYGLVADLFEVIPELTAAI